One region of Mycolicibacterium insubricum genomic DNA includes:
- a CDS encoding thiolase domain-containing protein codes for MTTSARDVAVVGFAHAPHERRTDGTTNGVEMLMPCFASLFAELGLQQTDIGFWCSGSSDYLAGRAFSFISAIDSIGAVPPINESHVEMDAAWALYEAYIKILTGEVDTALVYGFGKGSAGNLRRVLALQTDPYTVAPLWPDSISMAALQARAGLDSGSWTAEQMAQVALDSFAACPRVDRVEPAATVAELLDRPLYADPLRRHDIAPITDGASAIVLASASRARELRENPAWITGFEHRIETPVLGARDLTTSPSTTASARAATGGDTGFDVAELHAPFSHQQLILAEAIGLGAGTRINPSGGALAANPMFSAGLERIGFAARHIFDGTAGRVLAHATSGPALQQNLIAVLEGAN; via the coding sequence ATGACAACCAGTGCCCGCGACGTGGCCGTCGTCGGTTTCGCCCACGCTCCGCACGAACGCCGCACCGACGGCACCACCAACGGTGTCGAGATGCTCATGCCGTGTTTCGCCAGCCTGTTCGCCGAGTTGGGCCTGCAGCAGACCGATATCGGTTTCTGGTGTTCGGGTTCCTCGGATTACCTTGCCGGACGGGCATTCTCGTTCATCTCGGCGATCGACTCGATCGGCGCGGTGCCGCCGATCAACGAGTCGCACGTGGAGATGGACGCCGCCTGGGCGCTGTATGAGGCTTACATCAAGATCCTGACCGGTGAGGTCGACACGGCGCTGGTATACGGCTTCGGCAAGGGCAGCGCCGGCAACCTGCGCCGGGTGCTGGCCCTGCAGACCGACCCGTATACCGTTGCGCCGCTGTGGCCGGACTCGATCTCGATGGCCGCGCTGCAGGCCCGGGCCGGGCTGGATTCGGGTTCTTGGACCGCCGAGCAGATGGCCCAGGTGGCACTGGATTCGTTCGCGGCCTGCCCGCGGGTCGATCGGGTCGAGCCGGCCGCGACGGTCGCCGAACTGCTGGACCGCCCGCTCTACGCCGATCCGCTGCGTCGGCACGACATCGCGCCGATCACCGACGGCGCCTCGGCGATCGTGCTGGCCTCGGCCTCCCGCGCCCGCGAATTGCGGGAGAACCCGGCCTGGATCACCGGTTTCGAGCACCGCATCGAGACACCCGTCCTGGGCGCGCGGGATCTGACCACCTCGCCGTCCACGACGGCCTCGGCGCGGGCGGCCACCGGTGGGGACACCGGCTTCGACGTGGCCGAGCTGCACGCGCCGTTCAGCCATCAGCAGCTGATCCTGGCCGAGGCCATCGGCCTGGGCGCCGGCACCCGGATCAATCCGTCCGGCGGTGCGCTGGCCGCCAACCCGATGTTCTCCGCGGGCCTGGAGCGCATCGGTTTCGCCGCCCGGCACATCTTCGACGGCACCGCCGGCCGCGTCCTGGCCCATGCCACCAGCGGCCCTGCGCTGCAACAGAATCTGATTGCCGTCCTGGAAGGTGCCAACTGA
- a CDS encoding carboxymuconolactone decarboxylase family protein, producing the protein MSVDALKEALPEYAKDLKLNLGSIVRSTELNEQQLWGALVATAAATRNPRLIKEITEDALDILSEEAYNAALGAAAIMGMNNVFYRARGYLDGRYDDQRVGLRMNIIGNPGVDKVDFELWSMAVSSINGCEHCVASHEAVVREGGLSKTAIFEAIRVASIIGGVGQALAVADALA; encoded by the coding sequence TTGAGCGTCGACGCACTCAAGGAAGCACTTCCCGAGTACGCCAAGGATCTCAAGCTCAACCTCGGCTCGATCGTCCGCTCGACCGAGCTGAACGAGCAGCAGCTGTGGGGAGCGCTGGTGGCCACTGCGGCCGCCACGCGCAACCCGCGGCTGATCAAGGAGATCACCGAGGACGCCCTGGACATCCTCTCCGAGGAGGCCTACAACGCCGCTCTCGGCGCGGCCGCCATCATGGGGATGAACAACGTGTTCTACCGCGCCCGGGGCTACCTGGACGGTCGTTACGATGACCAGCGGGTGGGCCTGCGGATGAACATCATCGGCAACCCCGGCGTGGACAAGGTCGATTTCGAGCTGTGGTCGATGGCGGTGTCGTCGATCAACGGCTGTGAGCACTGCGTCGCCTCCCACGAGGCGGTCGTCCGCGAGGGTGGGCTGTCCAAGACCGCCATCTTCGAGGCGATCCGGGTGGCGTCGATCATCGGTGGTGTCGGCCAGGCGCTGGCCGTCGCCGACGCCCTGGCGTAA
- a CDS encoding IclR family transcriptional regulator, with product MSVAQEAGGTRRSSPPTERVVAVLEFLAAHPNDRFGLSELARRAGITKPTCLGILITLTEAGYLVRDDGDNGRDKTYRLGPALIALGHRAQEAMRVSPAARAELRCLAAEFGTGAAVSAVIDDRITVLDLVGPPGVDVGVSVGQSYPFAPPVGLMFVLWDPAALRAWLAKAPTVPLRTDSARLDLVVDSCRSAGYLVERLTPAGRRLYSLMAGVSGTLPDELVALLGELVADIGERVYLPGEAPATRHDVSVISAPVYDHHQRQVMVVSLHIGHALTDAEITARARALVATADRVTAQLAGNKPSP from the coding sequence ATGTCGGTTGCCCAGGAGGCCGGCGGCACGCGCCGCAGCTCGCCGCCCACCGAGCGGGTCGTCGCCGTGCTGGAATTCCTCGCCGCCCACCCGAACGACCGGTTCGGTCTGTCGGAGCTGGCACGCCGGGCCGGCATCACCAAGCCCACCTGCCTCGGCATCCTGATCACACTCACCGAGGCGGGCTACCTGGTCCGCGACGACGGCGACAACGGCCGGGACAAGACCTACCGGCTGGGGCCGGCGCTGATCGCGCTGGGGCATCGGGCCCAGGAGGCGATGCGGGTCAGTCCCGCCGCCCGTGCCGAACTGCGCTGCCTTGCCGCCGAATTCGGCACCGGCGCGGCGGTGTCCGCGGTGATCGACGACCGGATCACTGTGCTGGATCTGGTCGGGCCGCCCGGCGTCGACGTCGGCGTGTCCGTCGGCCAGTCCTACCCGTTCGCGCCGCCGGTCGGGCTGATGTTCGTGCTGTGGGACCCGGCCGCACTGCGGGCCTGGCTGGCCAAGGCACCCACCGTGCCGTTGCGCACCGACTCGGCCCGGCTGGATCTCGTCGTCGACTCCTGCCGGTCGGCCGGCTACCTGGTGGAACGGCTGACCCCGGCGGGCCGGCGACTCTATTCCCTGATGGCCGGGGTGTCCGGCACGCTGCCCGACGAGTTGGTGGCCCTGCTGGGTGAACTGGTCGCCGATATCGGCGAGCGGGTCTACCTGCCCGGCGAGGCGCCGGCTACCCGTCACGACGTCAGCGTCATCTCCGCCCCGGTCTACGACCACCACCAGCGCCAGGTGATGGTGGTGTCACTGCACATCGGGCATGCGCTGACCGACGCCGAGATCACCGCGCGGGCCCGGGCGCTGGTGGCCACCGCGGATCGAGTGACAGCGCAGCTGGCGGGCAACAAGCCGAGCCCGTGA
- a CDS encoding SDR family oxidoreductase produces the protein MSGLLDDKVVVISGVGPALGSTLARRAAAAGADVVLAARTVQRLEAVAAEVAELGRRAVCVGTDITDADQVDNLVAQSLAAYGRVDVLINNAFRVPSMKPLAVTSFDHIRDAIELTVLGALRLTQGFTEALAGTKGSVVNVNSMVIRHSQPKYGAYKMAKSALLAMSQSLASELGEQGIRVNSVVPGYIWGETLQGYFAHQAGKYGTTVEAIYDATAASSDLKRLPTEDEVASAILFFASDLSSGITGQTLDVNCGEYKA, from the coding sequence ATGAGCGGACTGTTGGACGACAAGGTCGTCGTGATCAGCGGGGTCGGCCCCGCACTGGGGTCGACGCTGGCACGTCGGGCCGCCGCGGCAGGGGCCGATGTGGTGCTGGCCGCGCGCACCGTGCAGCGGCTGGAAGCCGTCGCCGCCGAGGTGGCCGAGCTGGGGCGCCGGGCGGTCTGCGTCGGCACCGACATCACCGACGCCGATCAGGTGGACAACTTGGTGGCGCAGTCGCTGGCCGCCTACGGCCGGGTCGACGTCCTGATCAACAACGCCTTCCGGGTGCCTTCGATGAAACCGTTGGCCGTCACCAGCTTCGACCACATCCGCGACGCCATCGAGCTGACCGTGCTGGGTGCGCTGCGGCTGACCCAGGGCTTCACCGAAGCGCTGGCCGGCACGAAAGGCTCGGTGGTCAACGTGAACTCGATGGTGATCCGGCATTCGCAGCCCAAGTACGGCGCCTACAAGATGGCCAAATCGGCGTTGCTGGCCATGTCCCAGTCGCTGGCCTCCGAGCTCGGCGAGCAGGGGATCCGGGTGAACTCGGTTGTGCCGGGCTATATCTGGGGCGAGACGCTGCAGGGCTACTTTGCCCACCAGGCCGGCAAGTACGGCACCACGGTCGAGGCGATCTACGACGCCACGGCCGCCTCCTCCGACCTCAAGCGGCTGCCCACCGAGGACGAGGTGGCCTCGGCCATCCTGTTCTTCGCCAGCGATCTGTCCAGCGGGATCACCGGGCAAACCCTCGACGTGAACTGCGGGGAGTACAAGGCATGA
- a CDS encoding peroxiredoxin, which produces MPLLTIGDEFPAYNMTAVVGGDLSAVNAQSPDDYFTTVTSDDNPGKWRVVFFWPKDFTFICPTEIAAFGKANDDFEDRDTKVIGVSIDNEFVHFQWRAQHEDLKTLPFPMASDLKRELVAATGVLNADGVADRATFIIDPNNVIQFVSVTAGSVGRNVDEVLRVLDALQSDELCACNWKKGDPTLNVGELLNEAV; this is translated from the coding sequence ATGCCTTTGCTGACGATCGGCGACGAGTTCCCGGCCTACAACATGACCGCGGTGGTCGGTGGCGACCTGTCCGCCGTCAACGCCCAGTCGCCCGATGACTACTTCACCACCGTGACCAGCGACGACAACCCCGGCAAGTGGCGCGTGGTGTTCTTCTGGCCGAAGGACTTCACCTTCATCTGCCCGACCGAGATCGCCGCCTTCGGTAAGGCCAACGACGACTTCGAGGACCGCGACACCAAGGTCATCGGTGTCTCCATCGACAACGAGTTCGTGCACTTCCAGTGGCGTGCCCAGCACGAGGACCTCAAGACGCTGCCGTTCCCGATGGCCAGCGACCTCAAGCGTGAGCTCGTCGCGGCCACGGGTGTGCTCAACGCCGACGGTGTTGCCGACCGCGCGACCTTCATCATCGACCCCAACAACGTCATCCAGTTCGTGTCGGTGACCGCCGGCTCGGTCGGCCGCAACGTCGACGAGGTGCTCCGTGTGCTCGACGCGCTGCAGTCCGACGAGCTGTGTGCCTGCAACTGGAAGAAGGGCGACCCGACGCTGAACGTCGGCGAGCTGCTCAACGAGGCGGTGTAA
- a CDS encoding hemophore-related protein — MNTALADYLTKHPDTNSALIEITRQPAFVAVGQMDSYFNEHPTEANAIRGIQAPLNAFKDRCGLQVSPTDALAALASL, encoded by the coding sequence GTGAACACCGCGCTGGCCGACTACCTGACCAAGCACCCCGACACCAACTCCGCGCTGATCGAGATCACCCGTCAGCCGGCGTTCGTCGCCGTGGGCCAGATGGACAGCTACTTCAACGAGCACCCGACCGAGGCCAATGCGATCCGCGGCATCCAGGCGCCGCTGAACGCGTTCAAGGACCGCTGCGGTCTGCAGGTCTCGCCGACCGACGCCCTGGCTGCGCTCGCGTCGCTCTGA